A window of the Mesorhizobium sp. genome harbors these coding sequences:
- a CDS encoding class II 3-deoxy-7-phosphoheptulonate synthase has product MAKWSPNSWRGKPIQQVPSYPDLTALEAVEKSLASYPPLVFAGEARKLKKQLAEVAEGRGFLLQGGDCAESFAEHGADNIRDFFRVFLQMSVVLTFAGSQPVVKVGRIAGQFAKPRSSDVEKKGEVVLPSYRGDIINGIDFDEKSRIPDPARQEMAYRQSAATLNLLRAFAQGGYASLENVHRWMLGFVSDSPQSEKYEALANRITETMDFMRAVGITSETNYALRETDFYTSHEALLLGYEEALTRVDSTSGDWYATSGHMIWIGDRTRQPDHAHVEYCRGIKNPLGLKCGPSLTPDGLIQLIDLLNPENEPGRLTLIARFGYDKVGEHLPKLVRAVEKEGRKVVWSCDPMHGNTITAAGYKTRPFDRILKEVQTFFEVHHAEGTHPGGIHVEMTGKNVTECTGGARAVRDEDLQDRYHTHCDPRLNADQAVELAFLVSELLKKGKQAPAKKAANG; this is encoded by the coding sequence ATGGCGAAATGGTCTCCGAATTCCTGGCGCGGCAAGCCGATCCAGCAGGTCCCGTCCTATCCGGACCTCACGGCTCTCGAAGCGGTGGAAAAGAGCCTCGCAAGCTATCCGCCCCTCGTTTTTGCAGGTGAGGCGCGCAAGCTGAAGAAGCAGTTGGCCGAGGTCGCCGAGGGCAGGGGCTTTCTGCTGCAGGGCGGCGATTGCGCCGAGAGCTTCGCCGAGCATGGCGCCGACAACATCCGCGACTTCTTCCGCGTCTTCCTGCAGATGTCGGTGGTGCTGACCTTCGCCGGCTCGCAGCCGGTGGTGAAAGTCGGCCGCATCGCCGGCCAGTTCGCCAAGCCGCGCTCTTCCGACGTGGAGAAGAAGGGCGAAGTCGTGCTGCCGTCCTACCGCGGCGACATCATAAACGGCATCGACTTCGACGAGAAATCGCGCATCCCCGACCCGGCGCGCCAGGAGATGGCCTACCGCCAGTCTGCCGCGACGCTCAACCTTCTGCGCGCCTTCGCGCAGGGCGGCTATGCCTCGCTCGAGAACGTGCACCGCTGGATGCTGGGCTTCGTCTCCGACAGCCCGCAGTCGGAAAAATATGAGGCGCTCGCCAACCGCATCACCGAGACGATGGACTTCATGCGCGCCGTCGGCATCACCTCGGAGACCAACTACGCGCTGCGCGAGACCGATTTCTACACCAGCCACGAGGCGCTGCTCCTCGGCTATGAGGAGGCGCTGACCCGCGTCGACTCCACGTCGGGCGACTGGTACGCGACGTCGGGCCACATGATCTGGATTGGCGACCGTACCCGCCAGCCCGACCATGCGCATGTCGAATACTGCCGCGGCATCAAGAATCCGCTGGGGTTGAAGTGCGGTCCCTCGCTGACGCCGGACGGCCTGATCCAACTCATCGACCTGCTCAATCCGGAAAATGAGCCCGGCCGCCTGACCCTGATCGCCCGCTTCGGCTACGACAAGGTCGGCGAACACCTGCCCAAGCTCGTCCGTGCCGTCGAGAAGGAAGGCCGCAAGGTCGTCTGGTCCTGCGACCCGATGCACGGCAACACGATCACCGCCGCAGGCTACAAGACGCGGCCCTTCGACCGCATTCTGAAGGAGGTGCAGACCTTCTTCGAGGTGCACCACGCCGAAGGCACGCATCCGGGCGGTATCCATGTCGAGATGACCGGCAAGAACGTCACCGAATGCACCGGCGGCGCACGCGCCGTCCGCGACGAGGACCTGCAGGACCGCTATCACACCCATTGCGATCCGCGCCTCAATGCCGATCAGGCCGTGGAATTGGCTTTCCTGGTCAGCGAATTGCTCAAGAAGGGCAAACAGGCGCCTGCGAAGAAGGCCGCGAACGGCTGA
- a CDS encoding ABC transporter ATP-binding protein/permease: MRSFWGLLRAYWFSESWKEAWGFTLVIAILTGLSSKASVWMAEASGELINSIAFFHSDDNITPLRSLLMAAGTLVFLVILKDAGFTGVRHLFSTTLHRKWRAWLDRRFNDALLDVNHTHYHLQNGDAGTALDNVDQRVQEAVKGMTGGAIGLAMGVVGVLMSVFFVGQKLIETSTSVTGLDFLGEYGSAALAFCAVLVYVPINTWIALKLGGLLERLTIRMQQAEGSYRGALNTLLRRSFHVAAAGGEGVQKDIHRRIYRDIDGTWGSLNKVHAGYMSFELIYNFVAARIVAYGPGLLPYMNQQVSLKSYVTGAELINSMIQQCSWFIHVMPAIATLKANSRRIIDLAEAIENVQAPTDYYRRTGRSEFLHHRQEAAFGLTIRNLELTHQGKETPPFLSAPLLNFRPGEWTFVSGESGSGKTSLIKAINGLWPYGAGSIALPEGVRTFYASQDIRLPPITLKRLVCLPDPPDEFRDAQVAAALHDAGLGAFIAYLDEETRDGQPWDTVLSGGQRQKLFVARILLHKPGLLFLDEATAALDGPSKIAFHQAIKDHCPNVTVISVMHEAVPPRSASGESFYDSIVTVANGVASKRQIDPVLPEGTIPFPAKRPRRRRLESIRVPAE; encoded by the coding sequence ATGCGCAGCTTCTGGGGCTTGCTCAGAGCCTACTGGTTCTCGGAATCCTGGAAGGAAGCGTGGGGGTTCACCCTCGTCATCGCCATCCTGACGGGGCTTTCCAGCAAGGCCAGCGTGTGGATGGCCGAGGCCTCCGGCGAACTGATCAACTCCATCGCCTTCTTCCATAGCGACGACAACATCACCCCTTTGCGGTCTCTGCTGATGGCGGCCGGCACGCTGGTCTTCCTGGTCATCCTGAAGGATGCCGGCTTCACCGGGGTCAGACACCTGTTCTCGACCACGCTGCATCGCAAATGGCGCGCCTGGCTCGACCGGCGCTTCAACGACGCTCTGCTCGACGTCAACCACACGCACTATCACCTGCAGAACGGCGACGCCGGGACCGCGCTCGACAATGTCGATCAGCGCGTGCAGGAGGCGGTCAAGGGGATGACCGGCGGCGCGATCGGACTGGCGATGGGCGTCGTCGGCGTGCTGATGTCGGTGTTCTTCGTCGGCCAGAAGCTGATCGAGACCTCGACGTCGGTCACCGGGCTCGACTTCCTCGGCGAATATGGCAGCGCAGCGCTCGCCTTCTGCGCCGTGCTAGTCTACGTGCCGATCAATACCTGGATCGCGTTGAAGCTCGGCGGACTGCTCGAACGCCTGACGATCCGGATGCAACAGGCCGAGGGCAGCTATCGCGGCGCTCTGAATACGCTGTTGCGACGCAGTTTCCACGTCGCGGCGGCCGGTGGCGAAGGCGTCCAGAAAGACATCCACCGCCGGATCTACCGCGACATCGACGGCACCTGGGGCAGCCTCAACAAGGTGCATGCCGGCTACATGTCGTTCGAGCTGATCTATAATTTCGTTGCCGCCCGCATTGTCGCCTACGGACCGGGATTGCTGCCATACATGAACCAGCAGGTCAGTCTGAAGAGCTACGTCACGGGCGCGGAACTGATCAATTCGATGATCCAGCAGTGCTCGTGGTTCATCCATGTGATGCCGGCCATCGCAACGCTCAAGGCCAATTCTCGCCGCATCATCGATCTTGCCGAGGCGATCGAAAACGTGCAGGCGCCGACCGACTATTACCGCCGCACCGGCCGCAGCGAATTCCTGCACCACCGTCAAGAGGCCGCTTTCGGTCTGACCATCCGCAATCTGGAGCTGACGCATCAGGGAAAAGAGACGCCTCCGTTCCTGTCGGCGCCGCTCCTCAACTTCCGTCCCGGCGAATGGACGTTCGTGTCCGGCGAATCCGGCTCCGGCAAGACCTCGCTGATCAAGGCGATCAACGGGTTGTGGCCTTATGGGGCCGGCAGTATCGCACTGCCGGAGGGCGTGCGCACCTTCTACGCCTCGCAGGACATCAGGCTGCCGCCCATCACCCTCAAGCGGCTTGTCTGCCTTCCCGACCCGCCCGACGAATTTCGCGATGCGCAGGTGGCGGCCGCATTGCATGATGCCGGCCTTGGAGCCTTTATCGCCTATCTCGATGAGGAGACGCGAGACGGCCAGCCCTGGGATACGGTGCTGTCGGGCGGCCAGAGGCAGAAGCTGTTCGTCGCGCGCATCCTGCTGCACAAGCCGGGTCTCCTGTTCCTAGACGAAGCCACGGCCGCACTCGACGGCCCGTCGAAGATTGCCTTCCACCAGGCGATCAAGGACCATTGTCCCAACGTTACTGTGATCAGCGTGATGCACGAAGCGGTGCCGCCGCGCTCTGCCTCTGGCGAGAGTTTCTACGATTCGATCGTCACGGTTGCGAACGGCGTGGCCTCCAAGCGGCAGATCGACCCCGTGCTGCCCGAGGGCACCATCCCCTTCCCCGCCAAGCGCCCGCGCAGGCGGCGGCTGGAGAGTATCCGGGTGCCGGCCGAGTAA